The stretch of DNA CCGCATCGTCGACCTCCGCGGCAAGGCCGTCGAGGTCCTTGATGTCGAGGTACACCGAGTCCAGCGCCATCCGTCCGAATGCCTTGGCGGCGAGCAGCGTCTGCGACCGCACGTGCCGGGCTACCTCGCGGTAGCTGCCGTCCGGATACCGGTTGGCAGTACCACCGAGCACTGCGAAGAGGTCTTCGGCACCCCACATCAATGCCAGCGAGTTTTCCATCCGGGCGAGTTCGTTGACCGCCAGCGCGCCTAACGGCGTCTCGATCAACACCACCACATCCAGTGGCGCGAGGTCGCGAATCTGCTGCGGGTCTTCGGTCTTTGCGAGCATGACGGTGGAGTACGACGTGCTCTTCAGCGCTTCGAGGTCGAGTTGATGGTCGGCGGTGGCGCTCGGGTTGATGCGCACGACGGTGCGCTCGGGGTCAAGCGGCGTTTCGATCAACGCCTTGCGAGCCGCCTCCCGATCCTTGGCCGCAACACCGTCCTCGAGGTCGAGGATCACCACATCGGCTGCCGCGGCGGCCTTTTCGAATCGCGCTGGCCGGTCGGCCGGGCAGAACAACCACGCCGGCCCGGTCTGCGTCAGCGCCATTTACTCCTCCGGCTTCTTGCGCACCATGGTCTTGCGCGATGCGGTCGCCACAATATCGCCATGCTGATTGCGGCCGGTGTGGGCGAACGTCACGATGCCTTCGCCGGGACGGCTCTTGGACTCCCGCTTGTCGGTCACCTCAGTCTCGGCGTACAGCGTGTCCCCATGGAACAGCGGCTTGGGGAACGTGACCTCACCGAAGCCCAAGTTGCCCACGATCGTGCCCTGCGTCAGCTGCGCCACCGACAACCCGACCAGCGTCGACAGCGTGAACATCGAATTCACCAGGCGCTGGTTGAACGGCGGCAACGCATCGGAGAACGCGGCG from Mycobacterium sp. JS623 encodes:
- a CDS encoding HpcH/HpaI aldolase/citrate lyase family protein — its product is MALTQTGPAWLFCPADRPARFEKAAAAADVVILDLEDGVAAKDREAARKALIETPLDPERTVVRINPSATADHQLDLEALKSTSYSTVMLAKTEDPQQIRDLAPLDVVVLIETPLGALAVNELARMENSLALMWGAEDLFAVLGGTANRYPDGSYREVARHVRSQTLLAAKAFGRMALDSVYLDIKDLDGLAAEVDDAVAVGFDAKVAIHPSQVAAIRAGYAPTDEQVDWARAVLARAAAERGVFQHDGLMVDAPVLRRAERIVALAPHDAD
- a CDS encoding MaoC family dehydratase, with amino-acid sequence MTDKRIVVQRGLWFEEFETGVLYQHRPGRTITEADNVLFTTLTMNTQALHLDAAFSDALPPFNQRLVNSMFTLSTLVGLSVAQLTQGTIVGNLGFGEVTFPKPLFHGDTLYAETEVTDKRESKSRPGEGIVTFAHTGRNQHGDIVATASRKTMVRKKPEE